Genomic DNA from Coregonus clupeaformis isolate EN_2021a chromosome 9, ASM2061545v1, whole genome shotgun sequence:
cctcattaaaatgcaaatcaatttataacatttttgacatgcgtttttctggagttttttgttgttattctgcctctcactgttcaaataaacctaccattaaaattatacactgattatttctttgtcagtgggcaaacgtacaaaatcagcaggggatcaaatatgtttttccctcactgtatactgatataatttttatttatttttacgtaTCATTTAGGCAACCATaataaaagtaaaaataaattaCACCAAATTTATGAGATTTTGCATAGTGGACAAAACTACCCAGATAACAACCAAAATATTTGCTTTTTATAGTCATGACGTTGCTTCAACCAGAAACAGATTTAAACCAAATAACATCATTATTAATTTAGCCTGTGTTGGGTTTAAGTTAAGTGGTTCATAAAAACAATTTGATACCATTCGATTAACAAAATCTTTGAAAATACATAATCTTAACAAAAATTGTATTCATCATCCAACAAAGTACTGCATAGATCATAAAATAAGGACAACAACATTACATCACTTCTCATACAGTTACAACAGTTGACATGGAAAGAAAATCAAGCAGTAAAATGTGTAAAATAAGTGAAAATAAGTAAATTAACCGAACTTACATGAGATGAAGAACAATATGCCTGCAGCAAAGGTTTTGTCAAACCTGTCGAAGGACGAGTAGTGGATGAAGGCCATGATGCCAATGATGATGCCAATGAAACAGGCCAAGAGGGAGAGGATCATGAGTGCTCGGGTGGCGTCCAAGTGGGCTGCAGGGGGTCAAAGGTTAACAGGGGTTGTCAGTGTACAAGAGAGGCTGACCCTGGCCTGTTCTGACCTGACAAACTACCCATATTGATAACACATTTGGATTGTGCTTGGCAAATACGAATCTTATTATGGAAAGCATGCCTTGATGCTCATGCTGTGACTAGGATAATAACTATTTTGTGCCAAAATCACCAATTAAAATGGTTGTAGTCAATGGAAGTTCTAATCAATCCTTTCTGGGGGTTTTCGGGTTACACCTTGCTTCCTGGACTTTGCCTTTTTATAAACAGCTGTGGTGTGATTGACATAGCTTCGATCACAACATATCGTGATTCTTAAGTGATGAGCTGTACCACTGACATGGCACATAAAATGAAAATTGCACCTCTCATACATTTGTTAGGGCTTGTTATGAACAGTTATGACAAGTGTTGGgtgttatgacagtgttatgacagtgttatgacagcATTGTGTGCACTGGCCATAGTCCTCACCAATACTGTCGTTGTGTGTGAAGCATTTCCCCGGCATGCAGTACCGCCACAGGCCCTGATGCATGTAGTTGTTGGAGTGCCGGTACTGAATCCAATAATCGGTTGCCGTGGAAACAATCAGGAGGATGTTCCCCACGCCTGCACAGAACAGCCCTCCGCCCATGAAGCTGTACATCCTGCacctgcagacagacacacaaatgcacacacgtgaacacacacacacacacacacacacacacacacacacacacacacacacacacacacacacacactgatgagtATGAGGTCACTTTGCCTACGGGGGTCAGCTGCGGCCCCCTCTCAACATACACACGCACTTGAGGGAGAGAGGGCCAAAGTGTCGGTAATTGCATTGTAATGTACACATAATTTCCACTGGATTGAGCCGAGGGGTCGCAGGCATGGGTCTACTATGAGGTCCACTTTGTTCTCTGGGAGATCAGTGGGAAAGGATGGGCCCTCACAGGCACCTTTTATATTATCGAGCTTCACTCAGGGCATCTGCCCAGGATAACTTTGATATTTGATACATGTATTGTCTACTTGTTCCACCTGAAAACAATATCTTCTACCAAACCCTGTTCGTTCTCATTTAAGTTTCACCATTTATTTCAAATTCAATAGATTTACATGGCAGGTTATGTCaggtaaaatattttttataaacctTGCAAATATAGTATATCCACATTTTAATGCAGATTTTTTTGTGGCTCTATGTATTGTTGTTTTATTAGTAGAATTTGTAAAATACATTGACATTAAATTTGTCATCCCTCTCAAATACAGCTCCACGTTTCCTCTTACTGTGAGAGCAGAACCTAATTTGCCATAGATACTCCTATCAATCAACTCTCAGTTTTACACTCGCCAGAAGAGGGCAACCTAGTTGTTTTTGGTGTCACCCATATGGATTAAGTCCACCATACCCTACTATTACATCCATACCCCATTTACACCAAAAAAATGGCTGTTAATAATTTGGTGGGGATTTTACAAAGGTCTGTAACTGATTCTATAGGCTAAACATCTGGTAAATATTTCTCACAGTGGTTCAATAACCAGAATATTCCCAAACACAAATTATTTTATTGCTATTTTTCCAATACAGCAGATAGCATGTGCCGATTTTATCAATGCAAGTTGGTGATATCAACATGTACATTTATATATTCATTAACTTATGTTGTATAGTCATTAATTTGAATATTTAGAATATAAGTCTACATTTATATTGGAAAGAATTAGAGCTTGACTgtcacacataaacacaccaaATAATAATTTCCAAGATGTCATTATTGCATCAATTCAACCACACGCTGACGAGCTTACCTTTATTGACCCCTTTTATGAAGACTAAGTGACTCTGTATTAAAGTCGGGTTGCCTGACAAAATACAACAAGGCCCCTATAATGCCAAGACAGGCAGATTTCCAGCAGGCTAATAGCGCTAACGTTTGAGTCGGTGAATAGGGAAATGGGGGACAGAACAAACGGAGAGGGCAGACAAAGGGACCGGCGGAGAGCTAGCCAATCAGCGGGGACTAGTTTTGTCGTTTGGGAATCTGCTGAAAAAACAGAAATGTCTAAAGCTGGCAGGTTGAAGTAATACTGATGACTGGATGGTTTCGATTGAAAGTGAAGGGCTGAAGCAGCTatagtggagagcaggccagGCGTTAAATCAGAGACTCTGCCTCAACCAGTAGTGCTTATTTTAATTTCCAAAACAAACAAAGTCACAGGAAATTTAGCAAATATTCTCCCAATTATTATTTTCTGAGTCTTTCCTTGTCCCATTTTTTATTAAAAGGTATTTGTTTATAGATACAAGCTGTAAGAGGTACTCATATCATTTTGTGAGGCATACTCACAATTTCCAGACATACTCTATAGGAGAGTTTCCCATGATCGGTTCTAATTATTTGCATCCTTGATTAAGATGAGCCAAAAAGACTATAAAATAAAtgatacaaatactgagctatattgtatgctaaacaAATTgggatattatattattttatactaatacaattgcttagagaaagagattttgtttaacaagtaatacaaaaaTATCAAAAGAAGATAGGGGTCAAATACACTAGCACCTTTCCCTTGCCGGGATAATGACGCTGAACCTTTTTCAAAAGTGAGTTTGGATAACACGTTGGGAGGGATCTTAAAataatttgttacttttatttcgtattattttatattgtatttttaattaaaaatatatatatatttattaaaactgcattgttggttaagggcttgtaagtaagcatttaactgtaaggtctacacctgttgtattcggcgtatgtgacaaataacatttgatttgatttgatttagaccaatacagaatctttccagatccttgatatccttcttctgtgcttatggactaccctcttcaattcaaacccaTTTTGATTAGTGTTtggggttattgtcatgctggaagatccacttgtggccaagtgTCAGCCTGATAACTAGCTGTtcttggcagagaggtttggaactctctttcttatttatCTATTCATTAAGTAATTTACTGCCTGGTGTTCATaacatggaaggccaaaactccatcccaccaaaacaggctgacatttcaggcggtcttttcaaacagctcttacactaaaagggcattatcacaaTTTTCACAACTTCACAGTATCATTCCAACCTCATATtgtggaaatgtatataaaacacaggaaaatcatgtttttgactgcactgtgcCTTTAAtgcacatttctttaaattgtaCTCTTAAAAAGAAGAGAAAAAGCATCAGATTGCTATATCGCTCTCCTCAACCACTGAAGCTCTCCCCAAGTGAGAGAATCAATAAATAATCCGGTAACTCTGCATCGAAAAGATACAAACTGCCCCCAGCATCAAAGCACATTTCCTCTGTATCATTCACCATCATGAGAGattacaaacaaacacaaactagCTAGGCTAGTTGATTGTtctttttagaataagggtttGTTTTTCCCACATATATCCATGCATGTCCATTACGactgatctgcctctcctgtTGGGCCTTCCCTCGCCTCAGCACACACTCGCCCTGAAGATGAAAGGAGAAGAGTAGCTCCATTACCTGCATTACAGCAAGTTGCACAGACCAATTGACGACTACAAAATGTCCTGGGAAAAGGATTTCTCCCCCCCATAGATGTGAGTGGCGTACTTACTTCCAACTTCATTTTTATAGACCCCTGCCTATTTTTCTTTCATTTCAACTCGGCAACCAGGAGGGTATTTGATATCATCCTGCACCATCAAAGTGGACAATATGCCTCTGTGCTGGAAGAGAAAATCCATCTTCTACAAATCCATCTTGCTTTTGACAGATTAATGTTGTTATGGAAAGCACACATTTATGCAAGCTGGCGAACTAGCAAACAAAATGTTTAAAGAGAGGTTCATAACATTAATGGTTTCATGAGAAATTAGAAATTATATTTTTGGCAAGCTTTGACTGAGAGTTACATTCACATGTCCATTACGATGCCATTGGCTTGTATCTCCTCTTGTTGCGTAGTCTTTTGGCTTGCCTCCCTCTGCCTAACATCACCAGCCATATACTTCCCTGGTCTGACCAGTCTGTCTGTAAATCACCATTGGCCATTCTACTGGCACTTGACATAGAGCCTCCTGGCCACTGTGTCCATACAGGACTGGGCCCCgattcacaaaacacttcttacaaaaaaaCTTAAGAAGCTTCTTAAGAATTTTTTTTATAAGTTAATAAGTGCAATTCCTCAACAATATATGTTCATGTTTTTCTTATGAACTTCTCAAATAGCTTCTTACCAACTTCTTAACTATCTTCTTAAGATGATTGTCGCTAGGCAACCGatctagttagctatctagctggtAATGGCAATCATGCTAGCATATTTATTACTGAgattactgttctaaaacatgttcttggGTTTAAAACAATCAATACTGAAACTTTCAGATGAAGTTTGTGAGTGAATTAAACATGTTCAATGTCTTTCATTGGCTTATTCTCTCACTGCCCGGAGTTTAAGACAAGCTATCTTGGAATTACGAACATTTCCAAGAAGAAATCCAAGAACATTATTTTCAAGAATCACATTTCTTTGTAACTTTTTTCATCAGAACATTAAGTATAAACTTAAGGAAAGATATGTTTTTGTGAATCCGGGCCCAGGGTCAACATCACTCCCATCTTTCGAGCTCCTTCTTTTTTATACCGACAAAATGTTAAGTTGCCCTAACTATCTTTAATGAATCAATATAGATTTAGTGTAAATTGGGATAATTTAACATTTAAGTTGACTAAACTTTTTTAAAAGTGAACTAGTTAGTTGAGACTACAAATCATTTTGCGCAGTGTACTTTGCATGTATCAGATTTTCTTGGGCTTTTTTCTCTTCTGGATGATGACAACTACGGGTAACATGTTGCAGCCTTTATCACAACAATATTATGTACTGCTCATTGATGCGAAAACATAGGAAGTGACACACAGGCACTGTTTATTACAACATTGGAT
This window encodes:
- the LOC121574419 gene encoding lens fiber membrane intrinsic protein-like, whose translation is MYSFMGGGLFCAGVGNILLIVSTATDYWIQYRHSNNYMHQGLWRYCMPGKCFTHNDSIAHLDATRALMILSLLACFIGIIIGIMAFIHYSSFDRFDKTFAAGILFFISCFFVLLAMAVYTGVTINYYGKRYGNWRFSWSYIIGWVSVVLTFFSGIFYMCAYRMHECPRNSNYH